TAGGAGCGATGGTAGGCGCGGGGGTCGCCAAGGGTGGCAGCGCGAGGTGGCAGGCTGTGATGGCGCCAGTGGAGGCGATAGTGGGGCCGGCCATGGTAGCGcaggcaggggagggagggggtgggagttagggtttgggtttaATGCATCTAACGGATCTTATTCTGTTGCACGGATCTTGAGCATCTTTCCtaccggaagatggataggatttccgctGGAAAATAAGAACAGCGAAGGCCGTTTGTTTGGGTTCCCAAGTTTGTGGACCATTAAGCCCAATTTAGCAATTCGTTACCTTGGGCCACAAAATGAGTACACCATCGTAGGCCTTTATAGAGAGAAACAGGTTAATATGGGCTTTACAAAAGCAAGCATCGTGGGCCTATTATGGACTTCTCTCGGAGTAGGCATCTTTCTATTTACTAACTACCCGAAATTTCCAAATCGGGGGATCAGTTCCTACTTCTCCTGTTTCAGGTTGTGTCACATACAGGAGTAGGCATCTTTCTGCACTACCGAATTTTCCCAACATAATTGGCGGTGCCCAACAGCAACAGATGTAGACCGTGAGTAGAAGCTCGCATTCCGTCGCGTCCGATCAGCAACGGAAACATTTGTTTCCAGAACATCTGAGAGAGCTTCGTCTTGGCCACATAGCCCTTTTCGCGTCAAGAGTTGACTTTGAACCTGCTCGAGCAGTCGCACACGTAGTCAGTCTCAATGGAAGTATCACTGAATTTCATGGGTATTTAATCATATGACACCAACTAATTTGGTAGGCTATTTAtgaagagaagggagaggggAGTTTCATCCTCATAAAACCCACTTGGTACAGTTACCTAATCCCATGAAATCTAATAAAACTTACACTTAGCATGTTTTGATTTCATAGCATGACACATTTAATTATAGGAGAACGCAAAAATTAAATGTACCTATGAAACCGTACAATGAAACTACTCCCccatttatttttataaggcAGATATGATATGGTAGGATCTCCCAATTATACCTTGATTattaatttatcttatattacATTGTccatggttataaacttatactcattagagagtacatttgattacaaatctaTTCAaatttacttaaaaaaataaaaaatgtttaAATTATTAGTCAAAGATAGTAAAGTGTGATCTTGATATGCGTGTACACCTTACAaacataaacggagggagtatgcacTAAAAGTGACGGCTTCATTTTATTAAAAACTGATATAGCATTTTTGATAATAATACAATGGAACCATGTACTGAGATTGGTCCAACGCTAACGTGACCTTGTCCACAGCGGCGAAGCAAAGCCTCCTTTTGACGAAGCAGCAGGCCCGGTCACCGAACCTGAAGTCCCCCACGCGTCTTGCGAGACGAGACCGAGACGCGGCCCCGTCAGCGCCGGAACGCCGTTCAACTCAACGAACTCCATTTCAGTCGATCGGCCGGActgcccttttcttttctttgttttttttgctcGTGATGTCGCATGTTTATCTCGTTTTTTCTCCTTCCAACCGGGGCTTCTAGTAGCAGTTGTGCTTTATGTGCCTGCCTGAAAACGGCACGCGTAGCCTTTCAGCCCGCGCCCCTTGCACTGACCGCACAAACGCTACGCCGCTGGAGTTCTCTGTCCTCAAGATGGTAAGCACGCGTTAGCGTGTGCGACTGTTTTAGTTTGCCATTTGCCTCTCTAGAGGCACTGCAGATTCGCAGAAGAGAGGCCAACTCTGCCCGACGATTACCGCACATCCTGGGTTGTTCGCTTGCTTTGGCTTGCACAGATGTTCAGTGGACCAGTCCAGAGTACAGCTAGGCTGGTTCGTTCGGCAGGGGCATATGAAAAACGCATGCGATTGTGGTAAGTGGTATGTGTAGTACGGCCGCCATCCGGACCGTACACCGTGATGCCCATCTGGAGGCCGATTCGATTGGCAGCTCCCGCGCGCCGTTTTCTTTCTTGTGCGTGCGCACTGCACATTGAGGATCGGATCGCACTCGCATCCACACGATAGCATTACGCTCCATCATCGAAGAGTGACCATCGATCAGAGACCGTGACGTGTCGATTGCTTACTGTGTACGTAGGCAGTAGGCTATAGGCTATACACATCCCAGGCAGGCTACAAATCCTGAAATCTAGCCCTGATACTTGCTGCTCCTCTCTGCGGGCGCACGGAAGAAACCTGCCCTTTTCTATTCCGCGCTTTGTACTGCGTTTTCCACAGCCACGCGTTGGAGAGGAGAGGACAGCGTTGCGTAGGCATGCTGCGCACATCACCGAACACCTGCAACACTCGACACCGCACGCTTAGATAAAGAGCACTCGCGCGGCGttccggcggccgggcgggcgggccgAAAGCAACATGGACAGATCAGGCGCCAGGTGGACCGGACCGGACAGCCGACGCTTGCGAAGCACATTTGCCTTATCCACGGCGACAGCGACGGCAGAGACAAGGGTGTGAGAGAGAGTGGCTACTGGCGATAACTCCAATGGATGCCCGCCTATCATCAGTTGCGCAGATTAGACGCCACTGACAGCACAAATTCCTGATGCCAGAAGCCCAGAAGGGAACGGAAGACTgcgagaagagagagaaaacagAGAGACAGGCATCGGGTCTGCTGACCACCCTGAACCAGAAATGGCCAACGGATCCAAGACCAATAGGCAGGGAGGGGGTTTTCGTCAGCTCCAAGATCCAATGGCCGGAGGAGGATGGCAACGGGGAATTCCCCGTGAATGTCCCCCAGCCCTTATCTCCACGCGGACAATTTCTCCCCGTCCCCATCCCCGTCAATGCTTACGGGGGCTAATTTCTCCTCATCCCCGTCCCCGCACGGGGAATTATCCCCACGGAGTTCACATCCCTGTGATATGTACAAAATGCAATTCTCTGCGCTGTGACATGCATCAAGCGAATTCGAGACGTTGGAGCAGAAGGGCAAAATCGAATCCACAGCGTAACAACACAGACACCAATTGATCAAGCAAAATTTTCTCCACATACCATGATTGGCAAGAACATGCCATTTCTCATTTCATAAAGTCCAAAGAAAATAcagagaaaaggaaagaatcAAAAAAGAGACCGTAGAGCTCAAGAATGGGAATTAATCTCTATGCTTAGCATCTTCCACTCACTCACCAGCTCCTTTAATCCTTTGTTGCCCTGTTCGTGATCTGGAGCTTGCGTTGGTGTCTCTGTCTCACGCGACAACGACGCTACGCGAGCATGGCATCCTGGTGCCTTGGTGCGCGCGAAGGATCCTGGCGCCAGCGCGAGGTCGTTGTCACCCCGAGCCCCTACCTCCTCACCAGCACAGGGGCCAAGCGCGCGACAACAGCTTGTGGCGGCGTAGCTCAGGAGAGGAAAGAAAGTGAGCAAAGCTTCTCTGAAGGAACGGATGGATATTAGGGTTAGCAGTAGTTTGGTAACTACCATTGGACCTTCTTATGGGCCGGAGCCGGACCTGGTGTCTTGATCCAGGCTATTTTTGTTGCACGGCATATCTACTCGAACCTCTAAACGGGGTTGCAGGGAAACAAGGACGGGGATGGTGATCATCCCCGCTCCCACCATCCCCGACCGGAATGAGCCCCAtttaaggtcccgtttggatacacaatgctaaactttagcacagtgctaaactttagcaccctcaaatgaagtgctaaagtttagcacttggggttgtttaGATACAGTGCTAAGTTTAGCAcattgggtgagaaatgactacattgccctTATTTATGACTGGTTTGgagaaaagtggagaggagagagaggggggcagcaGAGGAAAAAATGGGCTTGgaaccacttttagcaccccttgggtgtgctaaagaaaatgggggtgctaaactttagcacaccccttttagcacccctgtttgcgagcccaagtgctaaaaggtgctaaaatgtgggatgctaaagtttagcacctctctccaaacagggcctaaatccCCGTGGGGGATTAATTTCCTACCGTCCCCATTCACTGATGGAAGAATTCCCCGCGGGAAATCGGAgccgttgccatccctacgGCACGAGGAGAACACTTCTGCAGGGGCAGGGCCCATCCGCTGACCGGGCGTCGTTTTCATTCGGTTGGGTTGTGATAGGACTTAGGAGTAGCAGAAAGCTGCAGTCACAAGAAACAATAGTGTACTCTTTTTTTTAGTAAACAATATAACCAGTAGTAGTCAAGTCCCACCGAGATCCGCAGTGGATGCTGAAAACCGGGGTAAAAATCCCTGACACTACGAAATTGCGAAAGCTCCACAAAGTGCAGCCAGCAAGGCAGCAACCTCAAATTCTCAATCTCATACGCGCGCGCACACACCAGAAAATTGCCCCGGCTTTTCCTTTTCCCGTCAAAGAAAGAAGGCGGATTTGCGAATTCGCCCACCACCACGCcaccggcaggcggcagcaggCGCTTTTATAGCGAGCGCACGCCCATGGCCACACGGAAACCCAGACCGCTgccacctccctcctctctcactctctctctccacacGCCTCCGCGTGCTCGGTCGGTCCCAGACCAGCTCACCGGCCggggcagcagcaggcagccatGACGGCCGTGGACGCGGAGTCCTGCGCGGTggtcgcggcggccgccgacaTCATCTGCTCGCTGCGCGGCGCCGACCTCGCCGGATGGACGCCGCCGTGGCGCAAGGACGCTGCTCCGGCTCTCCCTTCCgcctgcgacggcggcggcggcggccaggaggTGGGCGGCGACGCGCGGGGCATGGCGTGGCCGGCCGTGGCGCGCGGGAAGCGCTCGCGGTCCCGGCGCGCGGGGACCCCGTCGGCGTCGGGCTCCGCCtccgcgggggcggcggcgaaggaggacgaggaggaggagaagaagaagaagaaggggaggcgcggcgcgcggggcagCCCCGCGTCGCCCCTGGACTACAGCGGCGGGTCCGGCTCCGGCGCGTCCacgagcggcggcgaggacggcgcctTCTGCTCCCAGCCGGCTCCcgcgtccgccaccgccgcgcccagCATCAAGgtacgtgcgtgcgtgcgttcgCGCGTCGTCGCCTACCTCGCATCGCCCCCCGTGGCCCCGTCTCCGTCCCCGTCTCCTGTTGGTTTGGTCGCCTGCTGTTGTGGGCGGTTGGTTGCTTTCCTTTCCGCACTCGCGTTGGTTCGTGCCTGCCTGCCCGGACGGACGGACGAAACTGCCCCTCCGTGTCAGCAGCACGAGGATGACTTCCCGATGACACATCGCTTTTCCACCCTCCTCTCACCTCCCCCTCCGCTTTTTGTCCGCGCGACCCTTTTCCCAATCTCGCCACCGCCCCTTTGCGCTCGATGGCGATTCCGGAGGCCACCATGTGGTCGGATACCTCACGGATCTCCCGTCGACGGAACCGTCTCCTGACGGATTCGCACTCGCGGCCGCTGCTTTTATTTTTTCCTGAGATTTTATTCGTCGTCGCCCGTGGCTGCACCGTATCGTGCGTGCCCCTGGTGTTTGTTTGCCGTGGCTCGGTtgactccgacggcggcggggaggagggggcagcggcggcaatTCACACGGGTAGGTGGGGGGGCTCCGGGCTCGTCAGCAGCCTCGGCGCTCGCTCGCCACGAGCTTCCGTGCTCCGGCCGCTCCGCTGTCCCCCTCCCGAAACTGTCCCTCGCCCCGCGCCCCCACCGGGGAACCTACTAATGCCCGTGGGCATTCCGGGCATTTCACCACGCTCACCACTCACAGCCTAGCAGTCAAACCAACGCGGTGCGCTGTGAGCCTGCGTGTGTGCTCCACTGCTCCGAAGGGGCAGGGCAGGTCGTTCTGTGTGCCGTGGTGGCGTAGGAGGCGCCGCATGGGCCCGGGCCTCGCGGCCGAGCCCGCCCGGCCACTCCGGCGC
Above is a genomic segment from Setaria viridis chromosome 4, Setaria_viridis_v4.0, whole genome shotgun sequence containing:
- the LOC117853991 gene encoding uncharacterized protein isoform X1 is translated as MTAVDAESCAVVAAAADIICSLRGADLAGWTPPWRKDAAPALPSACDGGGGGQEVGGDARGMAWPAVARGKRSRSRRAGTPSASGSASAGAAAKEDEEEEKKKKKGRRGARGSPASPLDYSGGSGSGASTSGGEDGAFCSQPAPASATAAPSIKQVGGLAGRRSILPVPPPRPAGQRPRKKMRLPEIQQLVRSLSVENDALREEMKALQRACTALSKENGKLETRLDHSSKRNGMISAEDKAKPKPGSQEAEAEAEAEAEQDAGNGFVLPDLNLPADD
- the LOC117853991 gene encoding uncharacterized protein isoform X2, translated to MTAVDAESCAVVAAAADIICSLRGADLAGWTPPWRKDAAPALPSACDGGGGGQEVGGDARGMAWPAVARGKRSRSRRAGTPSASGSASAGAAAKEDEEEEKKKKKGRRGARGSPASPLDYSGGSGSGASTSGGEDGAFCSQPAPASATAAPSIKVGGLAGRRSILPVPPPRPAGQRPRKKMRLPEIQQLVRSLSVENDALREEMKALQRACTALSKENGKLETRLDHSSKRNGMISAEDKAKPKPGSQEAEAEAEAEAEQDAGNGFVLPDLNLPADD